The Cydia amplana chromosome 19, ilCydAmpl1.1, whole genome shotgun sequence genome includes a window with the following:
- the LOC134656955 gene encoding zinc metalloproteinase nas-4-like, with product MNPEEMGEYAEGDILIPKLGRNGIRDEVSRWPKGIIPYVIEGRYNQEQRDTIMKAIADYHRLTCLRFVPYNGQKDYITIQSGNTGCWSSVGRIGGRQEVNLQNPGCVSKKGTVLHELLHAVGFMHEQSRPERDDYVGVRYQNIKSGSENNFKKSDAKQTNDFGVSYDYNSVMHYSEYAFSRNGQKTIEPKVGGVTLGQREGLSRGDVKKVNTMYNCQKEEPQSGWLGAVWQGVFG from the exons ATGAACCCTGAGGAAATGGGGGAGTACGCAGAAGGAGACATACTTATCCCCAAGTTAGGCAGGAATGGGATTAGAGATGAAGTATCACGCTGGCCTAAAGGAATTATACCTTATGTCATCGAGGGACGATACA ATCAAGAACAACGCGACACCATCATGAAGGCGATAGCTGACTACCACCGCTTGACGTGCCTCCGCTTCGTCCCGTACAACGGCCAGAAAGACTACATCACCATACAGAGCGGCAATACCGGGTGCTGGTCCAGCGTTGGACGGATTG GTGGGCGTCAAGAAGTGAACCTGCAGAACCCGGGCTGCGTATCCAAAAAGGGCACGGTATTGCACGAGCTTCTCCATGCTGTGGGATTCATGCACGAGCAGAGCCGACCAGAGCGCGATGACTACGTGGGCGTGCGGTACCAGAACATCAAGTCAG GCTCAGAGAATAACTTCAAGAAGTCGGACGCCAAGCAAACGAACGACTTCGGCGTGAGTTACGACTACAACAGCGTCATGCACTACTCCGAGTACGCCTTCTCCAGGAACGGACAGAAAACTATCGAACCTAAG GTTGGCGGCGTGACCCTGGGCCAGAGAGAAGGTTTGAGTCGCGGCGACGTGAAGAAGGTTAATACCATGTACAACTGCCAGAAAGA